The following are encoded in a window of Acidimicrobiia bacterium genomic DNA:
- the hisD gene encoding histidinol dehydrogenase, translating into MSTPIMQRIVLGDLSPAARRRIVRRSAVVDPNVRAGAAVICEEIRSGGDAALAATSERFGGGRPGRMQVTRAEMDTALASISSEERLALETAISNVSTYHRSQIPEDRIIETVPGVEIARRWSPLQRVGAYVPGGKAAYPSTLIMTVTPARLAGVEEVVVVSPAGPDGEVSDTLLAAAALLEVDEMYIVGGAQGIAALAYGTETIRPVDKIVGPGNAWVTAAKLYVFGECGIDLPAGPSEVCVLADETADPRLVAVDLLSQAEHGPDSPAVLVTADGTLFDRVEVELEALLTQLSRSDILEVALADHGLMVLAPSHEDAISFVDDYAPEHATILTADPQADAKRIRGAGSVYVGRWSPESAGDYATGANHVLPTGGLARAYGPLGIEDFGSWRQVQTLTRAGLGRLRPTITCLADAEGLTAHKLAADLRFEAGEES; encoded by the coding sequence ATGAGCACCCCGATCATGCAGCGGATCGTCCTCGGCGACCTGTCCCCGGCCGCCAGACGGCGGATCGTTCGCCGCTCGGCAGTAGTCGACCCGAACGTGCGGGCGGGGGCGGCGGTCATCTGCGAAGAGATACGAAGCGGCGGCGACGCGGCCCTGGCGGCCACCTCCGAACGTTTCGGCGGCGGACGGCCGGGCCGGATGCAGGTCACCCGCGCCGAGATGGATACGGCGCTCGCCTCAATTTCGTCCGAGGAGCGTCTGGCGCTCGAGACCGCCATCTCCAATGTTTCCACCTATCACCGATCACAGATACCAGAGGATCGGATCATCGAAACCGTCCCCGGAGTGGAAATCGCCCGCCGCTGGTCTCCATTGCAGCGGGTCGGCGCCTACGTACCCGGCGGCAAGGCGGCCTACCCATCGACGCTGATCATGACCGTCACGCCTGCCCGCCTCGCCGGGGTCGAGGAAGTCGTCGTGGTCAGCCCAGCCGGGCCGGACGGCGAAGTATCGGACACCCTGCTGGCCGCAGCCGCGTTGCTGGAAGTCGACGAGATGTACATCGTGGGCGGAGCACAGGGCATCGCGGCTCTCGCCTACGGCACGGAGACGATCCGTCCGGTAGACAAGATCGTCGGACCCGGCAACGCCTGGGTGACCGCCGCCAAACTGTATGTGTTCGGGGAGTGCGGCATCGACCTCCCGGCCGGGCCCAGCGAAGTGTGCGTACTGGCCGATGAGACTGCGGACCCTCGTCTGGTCGCCGTCGATCTGCTGTCACAGGCCGAACATGGTCCCGACTCGCCGGCGGTGCTGGTCACTGCCGACGGCACGCTGTTCGACAGGGTCGAGGTGGAATTGGAAGCACTGCTCACCCAACTGTCCCGCTCCGACATCCTCGAAGTAGCCCTGGCCGACCACGGCCTGATGGTGCTCGCACCTTCCCACGAAGACGCAATCTCGTTCGTCGACGACTACGCCCCCGAACACGCCACGATCCTTACCGCCGACCCTCAGGCGGACGCCAAGCGGATCCGGGGGGCAGGTTCGGTGTATGTGGGCCGTTGGTCGCCCGAGTCAGCCGGCGACTACGCCACCGGGGCCAATCACGTTCTCCCCACCGGCGGACTCGCCAGAGCCTACGGGCCACTGGGGATCGAGGACTTCGGTTCGTGGCGGCAGGTGCAGACCCTGACCCGC
- the hisG gene encoding ATP phosphoribosyltransferase, with amino-acid sequence MTRTLRLAVPNKGRLEQPTATLLRDAGLVFEKTERALSVVVHNVDLELLFVRADDIPEMVADGVAELGITGQDLLAEHGNGLPVLAELGYGRCRLVAAVPRAVEADKAEDFAGFRVATSHPRVTADFFAGRGIDVTIVPLKGSVEVAPKLDVADAVVDLVSTGSTLMVNGLQPVGTILESQAVLAANPTAIRERSTEVEQVVTALSAVVAGRGKRYLLLNAPAGAVDKMAEIIPGMESPTVVPLAEEGWVAVHSVVDADDVWNVLPDLKALGGRDILVLRIQQLIA; translated from the coding sequence ATGACCCGCACCCTCAGACTCGCCGTCCCCAACAAGGGACGCCTCGAGCAGCCAACCGCCACCTTGCTGCGCGACGCCGGGCTCGTCTTCGAGAAGACGGAACGAGCCCTGTCGGTCGTCGTCCACAACGTCGACCTCGAACTGCTCTTCGTCCGGGCAGACGACATACCGGAGATGGTCGCCGACGGCGTTGCCGAGTTGGGGATCACCGGTCAGGACCTTCTGGCCGAACACGGCAATGGACTGCCCGTGCTGGCCGAACTGGGCTACGGCCGCTGCCGCCTGGTTGCCGCCGTCCCCCGTGCCGTCGAAGCCGACAAGGCAGAGGACTTCGCCGGATTCCGGGTGGCGACATCGCACCCCCGGGTGACGGCCGACTTCTTCGCCGGCCGCGGCATCGACGTGACGATCGTTCCGCTCAAAGGTTCCGTTGAGGTAGCTCCCAAACTCGACGTTGCGGACGCGGTGGTGGATCTCGTCTCCACCGGCAGCACGCTGATGGTGAACGGTCTCCAACCGGTCGGAACGATCCTCGAATCCCAGGCCGTTCTGGCAGCGAATCCCACTGCGATTCGCGAGCGTTCCACGGAGGTCGAGCAAGTGGTCACCGCCCTCTCCGCGGTCGTGGCCGGCCGCGGCAAACGCTACCTACTCCTCAACGCTCCGGCAGGCGCCGTCGACAAGATGGCAGAGATCATCCCCGGCATGGAGTCCCCCACCGTCGTTCCCCTCGCCGAAGAAGGATGGGTAGCCGTCCACTCAGTGGTCGACGCCGACGACGTGTGGAACGTCCTCCCCGACCTCAAAGCACTGGGCGGGCGCGACATCCTCGTCCTCCGCATCCAGCAGTTGATCGCATGA
- a CDS encoding YerC/YecD family TrpR-related protein: protein MDPRDEWRNPDTEALFEAVLTLEDTDEVARFFRDLLTFNELTELGQRWAIVRKLEDGVPYRQIAEDMGVSTATITRVNQWRQHGMSGYRLVLDRLAGSEPS from the coding sequence ATGGACCCCCGTGACGAGTGGAGGAACCCCGACACCGAGGCGCTGTTCGAAGCAGTGCTCACCCTCGAGGACACCGATGAGGTAGCCCGGTTCTTCCGCGACCTCCTCACTTTCAACGAACTCACCGAACTGGGACAGCGATGGGCGATCGTGCGCAAGCTCGAAGATGGTGTCCCCTACCGGCAGATCGCCGAAGACATGGGCGTCTCGACCGCCACCATCACTCGGGTCAACCAGTGGCGCCAGCACGGAATGAGCGGCTATCGCCTGGTACTAGACCGCCTGGCCGGATCGGAACCCTCATGA